In candidate division KSB1 bacterium, the following proteins share a genomic window:
- a CDS encoding glycosyltransferase, translating into MTTVLPAVLAALCYPLAAGLCLFALARFLYPTPARVNAVFSQYRRPPKLRKLIVAWFLIMVGVFIAVQVIRVPILFSTLDRIAGQQAGSWKSVVGVIGFCGLIATELVIAANWLIYIGYAWLGASRYQLPVPQPGNSRVVPVAVVIACCDEDPRILERSLSSCARLNYPDFEVFLLENSRRPDAKAAAIDLAKRCGATIIDLPNRGHKQGAMNDGVPFIDRRYEYWAVLDADQRVRRNFLGELVPLLSGDERVAFVQTPQFYENSDESWLTRAAAQQEMLSYDTVMEGKGALERAMCCGTNYVIRRSAIESVGGYDETSLSEDMIMSYRLHCAGWKSLFVRRAYAFGIGPRDLSAYWKQQRRWVIGNTTIAKEIVLSAFSARRKQIPLSVGIEYLWSSGYYIATLLLAALATVPMLMLTYHLLRFGIDATFPVGGGSEWLYLSVLPFYAVVMAFPYLHMRLRGYRLRHLLMVQGILAVTMPVYATGVLRALRKRDMKWDVSPKARGARINLLTSPQTYVFLAALAVGSVLAFRLGERPQAPLGWVALFWLFFYTISFGHFFFYAANPRADAALETDLPEDTTAVDHSYAEAEGTASASRREAIPE; encoded by the coding sequence ATGACAACGGTGCTGCCCGCCGTCCTCGCCGCTCTTTGTTACCCGCTGGCCGCCGGCCTCTGCCTGTTCGCCCTCGCGCGCTTCCTCTATCCTACTCCCGCCCGGGTCAATGCGGTGTTCAGTCAATATCGCCGGCCCCCGAAACTCCGCAAGCTGATTGTTGCCTGGTTTCTGATCATGGTGGGCGTGTTCATCGCCGTACAGGTCATCCGTGTCCCGATCCTGTTCAGTACGCTCGATCGGATCGCCGGGCAGCAAGCGGGGTCGTGGAAATCGGTCGTGGGCGTGATCGGATTCTGCGGTTTGATCGCGACGGAACTTGTGATCGCGGCTAACTGGCTCATCTACATCGGGTACGCATGGCTGGGTGCTTCGCGATATCAACTGCCGGTCCCGCAGCCCGGGAATTCGCGCGTGGTGCCCGTGGCCGTGGTCATTGCCTGCTGCGATGAGGACCCGCGGATTCTCGAACGCAGTCTATCGTCGTGCGCCCGACTGAATTACCCCGACTTCGAGGTGTTCCTCCTTGAGAACTCCCGGCGACCTGACGCCAAAGCCGCGGCGATCGATCTGGCGAAGCGCTGCGGCGCGACGATCATTGATCTGCCGAACCGCGGCCATAAGCAGGGCGCCATGAACGATGGCGTGCCCTTCATCGACCGCCGCTATGAATACTGGGCCGTGCTGGATGCCGATCAGCGAGTCCGCCGGAATTTCCTCGGTGAGCTTGTCCCGCTCTTGAGCGGCGATGAGCGGGTCGCGTTCGTGCAGACGCCGCAGTTCTACGAGAACTCCGACGAATCCTGGTTGACCCGCGCGGCCGCGCAACAGGAGATGCTCTCCTACGATACCGTGATGGAGGGCAAGGGCGCGCTCGAACGCGCGATGTGTTGCGGCACCAACTACGTGATTCGACGCTCGGCCATCGAAAGCGTCGGCGGCTACGATGAAACCTCGCTGTCCGAAGATATGATCATGTCGTATCGCCTGCATTGCGCTGGCTGGAAATCGCTCTTTGTGCGCCGGGCCTATGCGTTCGGGATCGGGCCGCGGGACCTGTCGGCGTACTGGAAACAGCAGCGACGCTGGGTGATCGGCAACACGACCATCGCCAAGGAGATCGTCCTGTCGGCGTTCTCCGCGCGACGCAAGCAGATTCCGTTGAGCGTCGGCATCGAATACTTGTGGAGCTCCGGCTACTACATTGCCACGTTGCTGCTGGCCGCGCTCGCTACCGTGCCGATGCTCATGTTGACCTATCATCTCCTGCGCTTCGGGATCGACGCCACGTTTCCCGTCGGCGGCGGTTCGGAATGGCTGTACCTCTCCGTGCTGCCCTTCTACGCGGTGGTGATGGCCTTTCCCTATCTGCATATGCGACTGCGCGGCTACCGGCTGCGACACCTGCTCATGGTGCAGGGAATCCTCGCCGTGACCATGCCCGTTTATGCGACCGGAGTGCTTCGTGCATTACGCAAACGGGATATGAAATGGGACGTCTCACCGAAGGCGCGCGGAGCGCGGATCAACCTCCTCACATCGCCGCAAACCTATGTATTTCTTGCGGCGCTGGCGGTTGGTTCCGTTCTTGCCTTTCGCCTCGGTGAGCGGCCCCAGGCACCGCTCGGCTGGGTCGCGTTGTTCTGGCTGTTCTTCTATACGATCAGCTTCGGACA